DNA sequence from the Xenopus tropicalis strain Nigerian chromosome 4, UCB_Xtro_10.0, whole genome shotgun sequence genome:
ACTCACCCCCAATTCACCCAGTCCCTCCCGTTACTCACCCCCAATTCACCCAGCCCCTCCCATTACTCACCCCCAATTCACCTAGTCCCTCCCATTACTCACCCCCAATTCTCCCAGTCCCTCCCATTACTCACCCCCAATTCTCCCAGTCCCTCCCATTACTCACCCCCAATTCACCCAGTCCCTCCCATTACTCACCCCCAAGGCCTCCTGGCCTTTCAGTGCAGTACAGACCCTCATTGGACTGGGCCCTTTATGCTCCCACCTGTCCCCCCAGTGGGGGTTTTTGCTTTCTCTTACAGTTCCTGTACATTTCCCTCTTATTTCTGTAGTTTCCAGTCCTATATTTTCTCCACAAGCCCATGGGTATGCTCCTCATTGCCGGTGTCAGACTTACAGGTCTGTGGTTTCTGGAAAAAGAGATGTTTCGCCCTTCAGCTCTGATCCCATCTAAGTAACTGCCCTTGTATAGGGACAGATGTAGCTGCCTTATTATTGTGCATATTCTATCCCTGAATATAATAGCCAGATTTGGCCCTTGCTGTAGAGATCAGACTTACAGGTCTGTAGTTCACAGGCAGAGCTAGTTGCTTTTTTTAGATTGCTGGAGTGACATTTACAGTTCTTCTGAGAGATCCAGCATCTTTAATGTACAATTTCCGGTTTCTGAATATTCATTCTTTTCCAAAACCACAGATACAGGCGCCATCTTGAATGGGCAAAGAATCTTCTTGAAGAACAAGGTTTGAGCACAGAGTCCGTTAACAAGATCCTGGCAGATTACACCAAGGAAGTTAATATCTCAGCAGAAGGTGATGTTGCAGAGGGAAATGTGCCGGCAGAATCCAGAATGGACTTGGATCCAGAAACTGGAACTAAATCACAGAGCTCAGAACCCAaccctggggcagagactgagAGGAAGGTGCTTCTAGAAGGAAACCCAGATTATGACCCTCTGGCTAAATATGGGCCGGGGGTtctgcaggaggaggaggagccggaCAGAACTACCCTCGAGAAAGTCCATTGCCCCAAACACGATGATTTCATTCTGCACTGCGGCTGCAGACCCGGGAGGGACCCCCTACAGAATGAGCCCCCTGCCCCGGCCGGGTCCCACCCCGAGTATTTACTGGTGGAAGAAGCCGAGGAGAATGTGGATTTGGGGCCCGAAGGAACAGAAGAGAATAAAGGTGTAAGGGCCATTCCCTTTTATTTCTCCTTTGGGGGAAGGACatggagtctgtgacttaagcagtgggtgggactaaaacacttaaTTGGTTGTTAGcagggagaggggcagggagtctgtgacttaagcagtgggtgggactaaaacacttaaTTGGTTGTTAGcagggagaggggcagggagtctgtgacttaagcagtgggtgggactaaaacacttcATTGGTTGTTAGcagggagaggggcagggagtctgtgacttaagcagtgggtgggactaaaacacttcATTGGTTGTTAGcagggagaggggcagggagtctgtgacttaagcagtgggtgcgGCTAAAACACTTCAATGGTTGTTAGCAGTggattgggcaggaagtcagtaactcaggcagtgggtgggactagaacacttcATTGGTTgtttgcagggggaggggcagggagtcagtAACTCAGGCAGTGGGGGGGACTaaaacatttcattggttgttagaatggggaggggcagggagtcagtaactcaggcagtgggtgggactagaacacttcATTGGTTGTTagccaggggaggggcagggagtcagtATAACTCAGGCAGTGGGGGGGACTAAAACACTTCTCATTGGTTTGTTAGCAGGGGGAGGGCAGGGAGTCGGTaatcaggcagtgggtgggactaaaacacttcATTGGTTgtttgcagggggaggggcagggagccagtaactcaggcagtgggtgggacaaaAACACTTCATTGGTTGTTtgcagagggaggggcagggagtgcgGGTAACTCAGAGCGTCATAGTGGGTGGGACAGTGTGATAAGCCAAAAAACACGTTGTATTGGTTTTTGCAGATGTGGATGGAGTCAGGAGAGTCCGGTAACTGCAAGCGAGAGGTAGGGTGGAAGCTTAATAAGACTAGTTCATTGGTTGTTAGCAGGGGGTTGGGCAGGGAGTCAgtaactcaggcagtgggtgggattaaAACACTTCATTGGTTGTTagaagggggaggggcagggagtcagtaacccaggcagtgggtgggactaacaCTTTAATGGCTgtttgcagggggaggggcagggagtcagtaacccaggcagtgggtgggactaacaCTTTAATGGCTgtttgcagggggaggggcagggagtcagtaacccaggcagtgggtgggagctGAACATTTAATGCGTTTGCAAGGGGGAGGGCCAGGGAGTATAAAACAGTACGCCAGGCAGTGAGGTGTGACTAAGAACTTGTAAGCGCTGttttgcagggggaggggcagggatcAGTAACCCAGGCAGTGGTGTGGAGAAAATAGAAACTTGAGAGTGGCTGTTTGaaaggggggaggggcagggagttagTAACTCAGTAGGTGGGACTAGAGCGCTATGACATCATTTTATTGTGGGTGGGGCAGGAGGTCTGATTTTATATAGTGACTGTTGCCCCTTCTAGGGTATCAGTTGAATGACTGCTTGGGGTATAATACTGATATTGCCCTGTTACTGAGAATGTCTCTTTCAGGGCGGGGGAGAGGACGCTTAGTCTGTCGCCGGAATCCTTTTAGAGTGTTTGAATATTTGCAGCTGAGCCGTGAAGAGGTAAGTGGGTCTGATAATtccatatatacccccccccggCCCACCCTATTATACCCATGGGACCCTGACTGGGCTCATTGCTGTGAGTGGGAATAGAGCCGGCCCTACAGACTGGCTCTGAATCTGACAGTCAGTGTCTGGGCGGCTATAGAACTGGGGGCAGCTTCTGCTCATTGGGGGGGAATTGGGGGACAAATGGAAAGCTGAGTGTTAACCCTTTCTCTTGTGCTCTTAGGCCTTTTTCTTGATGTAATGTGAGCATTGTAGTGCTCTGCCTGCACAGTCATTCCAATAGTACGTGCCCTAACAGCTCCCGCCTGCTTTAGCTTATTTACACTTGCGGGCGAGAGTACTTACCGCGCGTAATCTCCAGAATTGCATGTCCTGCTGCTTCGTGTGAGTATGCAGCGTAAGCTTGGTGCAGAGAGTCCTACGCGCCTGCCAGATAACCTTTCGCTCTTCCGCATGGCTCGGTTACATACCTGCCGCACGCACAGGAATCCTCCATCCCATAGTTCGGGTCTATAGACGCCTGGAGAACGGATAGCAGAAGCGTGCCTCATCACGTCCATGTAGTCGCGAGTGGGGGGATAATTAGCCTTCATCTACTGGGCACCCACAGAGACCTCCCCTCCCAGTGGGTCATAAACCTGCGCCCACAGAACCTCCCTCCCATGGCTCGTTCATAGTGCCCCATGCATGAACCTTCCGCGCACATGTTTGTTTTCTATAGCTGCGGCTAACAGACTACCCTCCCATGCTTCGTTCATTACTGGCCCACAGACCTCCCCGCTCACCGATGCTCGTTCATACCTGCCCCACAGAACCTCCCCTCCCGATAGTTTTGATCGAGTACCTGCCCCACAGACACCTATCCTCTCCCAATGTTTGTTTCATAACCTGCACCCACAGAACCTCCCCTCCCATGCCTGGTTCTACCTGCCCACACCAGAACATCCTCATGTCCAGTTGTGTGTGGTCATACGCTGCCTCAACAGACCTTCCCTCCATAGTTCGGAGTTATTCAACGCCTGCCCCACGCAACCTCCCCTCCTGTCGTTTTGGGTCACCCTGCCCGCACAGAACGCTTCCTCGCTCGCAGGGTTGGTTCATAACTGACCGAGCGAGAACCTTCCGCACCTTGGCATTTTCGGTATTTGCATACCTGCCCGCAGGTAACTTCTCCTCACCCGATGTTCGGCTTCATAACGCGGTGCGCCACAGAAGTCTCGACGTTCTCCATGTTCGGTTATGTCATAACCTGCCCCACAGAACTCCCAATCCATGGTTCGGGAGGATGTTCTATAACCATGCCTCATATAGACCTTCCCCTTCCATTGGTTCGGGGTGAGTTGACCTGCACCCACAGAACCTCCCCTGCCATGTTCGGAGCTTTCATATTCCTGCCCCACAGAAACCTGCCCTCACTCATAGTTCTGGTTTCATACCATGACCCACAGAACCTCTCCCTCCCATGTTCGGGGTTCATACCTGCCCAGCAGAACTCGCCCTCCCATGGTTTCGGTTCATACGCTGCCGCCCACTAGAACCGTCCGCCTCACCATGTTCGGTCATACGCTGCCCGCACAAGAAACCTCCCTCCATGTTCGGTTCATACCTGCCCCACAGAACCTCCCCTCCCATGTTCGGTTCATACCTGCCCCACAGAACCTCCCCTCCCATGTTTGGGTCACCCCTGCCCCAACAAGAAACCTTCCCTCCCATGTTTTGGGTCCACCCCTGCCCCACAGAACCTTCCCTCCCATGTTTGGGTCACCCCTGCCCCACAGAACCTTCCCTCCCATGTTTGGGTCACCCCTGCCGCATAGAACCAACCCTGTTTAATCATTTCTTGTCACATCGAAACTGCCCCTTTGCCAGGCATAATCTAATTGGTTACAGCCCTAAACAAGCAATCATGTTAATTAGCAAATAAATGCTAAAATAAATCTATAATTGGCTGAACTCCTGTTGTTTGCTGATAGCGCTGCAGCAGTGGGCAGGGCGCAGCTCACAAGCAGGAACACCTGCTGTCAATGTATTTTTGGGGTTCCCCTAGGCTCTCCTTCAAGGGGCAGTGTGTAACCCCTACATCCCAACACAACAACCAATGGAACGTTTGATCTCACGCAGGAGCCGCTGACCATCCTGAAGCTGTGGGAAGTGTTCAGCGCCGCGCAGGCGAGTTTCAGCACCACGTACATGGCCTACCATCACTTCCGCAGCAAGGGCTGGGTGCCCAAGGTGGGGCTCAAATACGGCACTGACCTCTGTAAGTAGAACTTATTGGCGgcacagagatatatatatatatgagcatcCAATACTGATGTAACGCAGGGATCTgggctggactacaaatcccagcattctccaACAGGCGTGGCCTCTCAGTTGCACTTTTGGGGGGCCAGAGGCCTCTTCTCAGACCTGTAACGTTGAtatgtgatgtcatcagttataattggtgctcagtgatgtatcCTGTGTATCTCTAGCGCCCCCTGTGTATCTCTAGCGCCCCCTGTGTATCTCTAGCGCCCCCTGTCGGTGCAGATGTTAGCAGTTTTGTTCTCATTTACCCTTGGAGGCAGGACAGAAAAACTAATGACTCCTGGTCCCTCCTACTTTTATGGCTCCACCTTTGTCCCTCAGTCTGTTTGTCCTGCCTTAGGGATgaagtacagcgctgcggaatatgttggcgctttataaataaatgttaataataagtaCATTCATATTTGGATTTCTTTcctctttttattactttttttttacattctctcCTTCTACTTTATATACTACTTTATATTCCTAACAACCCAGATCTAGGCTGGAGTTGGTCCCAGAGTCGCTGGGAAGTTGACAGACGCCACCTTCAGGGGTTGGGGGGCAGTGTTTCAAAACACACACTAGGGGTCTCAGGGGGGAGCGCACTACCCATCAATGTTGTGGATCATAAGGCAATTGCTTTGGCATTAGGGGGCCGGTCCCATCTTGTCACAGTTCAGTATTATCGGTGCCATGGCAGCTGCAGGTGTTGTTGAGCAGTAAAGTGTCACGAATTCTGAATTGGGCAGAACAGAAAGTGCCAGTATGTGTGCAGCATacatcccgggggggggggggggcatgatttGGGAGGCGGATTACCTGAGTGGGACGATGGTCTGCAATTATTACACAGACGGGGAAGGAGCAGCATTTGGAGATGTTGCTGGGATTGTGCCGGGATGAGGGACCCGGGAGCAGCATTTGGAGAAGTTGCTGGGATTGTGCCGGGATGAGGGACCCAGGAGCAGCATTTGGAGATGTTGCTGGGATTGTGGCGGGATGAGGGACCCGGGAGCAGCATTTGGAGATGTTGCTGGGATTGTGCCGGGATGAGGGACCCGGGAGCAGCATTTGGAGATGTTGCTGGGATTGTGGCGGGATGAGGGACCCGGGAGCAGCATTTAGAGAAGTTGCTGGGATTGTGGCGGGATGAGGGACCCGGGAGCAGCATTTGGAGATGTTGCTGGGATTGTGGCGGGATGAGGGACCCGGCAGCAGCATTTAGAGATGTTGCTGGGATTGTGCCGGATGAGGGACCCGGGAGCAGCATTTGGAGATGTTGCTGGGATTGTGGTGGGATGAGGGACCCGGGAGCAGCATTTGGAGATGTGCTGGGATTGTGCCGGATGAGGGACCCAGGAGCAGCATTTGGAGATGTTGCTGGGATTGTGGCGGGATGAGGGACCCGGGAGCAGCATTTGGAGATGTTGCTGGGATTGTGCCGGGATGAGGGACCCGGGAGCAGCATTTGGAGATGTTGCTGGGATTGTGGCGGGATGAGGGACCCGGGAGCAGCATTTGGAGATGTTGCTGGGATTGTGCCGGGATGAGGGACCCAGGAGCAGCATTTGGAGATGTTGCTGGGATTGGGCCGGGATGAGGGACCCAGGAGCAGCATTTGGAGATGTTGCTGGGATTGTGGTGGGATGAGGGACCCAGGAGCAGCATTTGGAGATGTTGCTGGGATTGTGCTGCTTTGAGGGACTTCAGGATGGTGTATGCAGTTGTGCTCTAGCCATTCTTCCCAGGATGATAGGAAAACTAAACCAAAGCAATGCCACCATGGTTCTCATAGCGCCAGAGTGTGGTCTAGCATGGCTGTCGGCAGCCAAACCCTGGCAATGGCAACTTGCCAACTGGCGGCTCCAGAGCTGAAATATTCTGCTCCAGGCACTCAAACAACCCACAGCTTGAGAATACCATAGACTGTGGGGATCTTCCTCACCTGGGTGGTACCAACCCAACTAGAGGGACACCTTTAGGATGTCCCCTTATGTCTGCACTGAAAAGAGGGCTACTAAAGGGGATTTTGGGCTCTTGGAAAATTCTTTTCTCATAGGCCTGAACTGTCCCACCCAGGCAGATTTAGCATGGGCCACTTCTTGATACCCTCTCTTTTTGTCTCTTGATCTTCCTTCTGACCTTAATGTCTTTATCGGTTCAGCTTTCTAAAGGGACCTGAGGGACCCAACTGACTGATACAGTAGGAGGGACTAGGAGGCGTCAGTTTCT
Encoded proteins:
- the tsen2 gene encoding tRNA-splicing endonuclease subunit Sen2 (The sequence of the model RefSeq protein was modified relative to this genomic sequence to represent the inferred CDS: added 150 bases not found in genome assembly), encoding MSKATFHAPKRKRKVYEPYESPFPIPLAHDPSCREFRICRAEIVNNHVIVRSLGDIELLYGKGYFGKGILSRSRPQHNMAEPQLQAKWKDIKLNLPIISSRRYRRHLEWAKNLLEEQGLSTESVNKILADYTKEVNISAEGDVAEGNVPAESRMDLDPETGTKSQSSEPNPGAETERKVLLEGNPDYDPLAKYGPGVLQEEEEPDRTTLEKVHCPKHDDFILHCGCRPGRDPLQNEPPAPAGSHPEYLLVEEAEENVDLGPEGTEENKGRGRGRLVCRRNPFRVFEYLQLSREEEPLTILKLWEVFSAAQASFSTTYMAYHHFRSKGWVPKVGLKYGTDLLLYRKGPPFYHASYSVIVELVNDKCEGAPLRPLSWRSLAGLHRTTANVSKELLFCYLIKPAGFTDTDLMSPACINRIKVQELIVSRWVSSRERLDQEEL